One genomic window of Luteitalea pratensis includes the following:
- a CDS encoding SDR family NAD(P)-dependent oxidoreductase produces the protein MSTHIPADRRANRRTSPRLAGRRVAITGGTSGLGLALVEEALARGAHVAFVARRREGIDQVMRRWPEAHGIAGDVARKEDIHPTAIQLASALGGVDVLINNASSLGPVPLMPLADTDCEDFEHAIAANVLGPFRLTKALLGSLAAAAREGRGGLIVNISSDAAINAYPNWGAYGTSKAALLHMTRIWQEELGSIGVRSISFDPGDMDTPLHAAAVPDADRAALKSPATSARELVELIEDMLTKTSPSLAGALRERAER, from the coding sequence ATGTCAACCCACATACCTGCAGACCGCCGCGCGAACCGGCGCACATCGCCCCGCCTCGCCGGCCGGAGAGTGGCCATCACCGGTGGAACATCAGGACTCGGGCTGGCGTTGGTCGAGGAAGCGCTGGCACGGGGAGCACACGTCGCCTTCGTGGCGCGCCGGCGCGAAGGCATCGACCAAGTCATGAGGCGATGGCCCGAGGCTCACGGGATCGCCGGTGACGTCGCCCGGAAAGAGGACATCCATCCGACGGCGATCCAGCTGGCGAGCGCGCTCGGCGGCGTGGATGTGCTGATCAACAACGCCTCCAGTCTGGGGCCGGTGCCCCTCATGCCACTGGCCGATACGGACTGCGAGGATTTCGAGCACGCCATCGCCGCAAACGTGCTCGGCCCATTCCGCCTGACGAAAGCCCTGCTCGGCTCGCTCGCCGCCGCCGCCCGTGAAGGACGCGGGGGGCTCATCGTGAACATCTCGAGTGACGCCGCCATCAACGCGTATCCAAACTGGGGCGCGTACGGCACGAGCAAGGCCGCGTTGCTGCACATGACGCGAATCTGGCAGGAAGAGCTCGGCTCAATCGGAGTGCGGTCGATCTCGTTCGACCCGGGCGACATGGATACTCCGCTGCATGCCGCAGCCGTTCCCGATGCCGATCGGGCCGCACTCAAGAGCCCGGCCACCTCCGCCCGCGAGCTCGTCGAACTGATCGAGGACATGCTGACAAAGACGTCCCCGAGCCTGGCAGGAGCCCTGCGGGAACGAGCAGAGCGATGA
- a CDS encoding antibiotic biosynthesis monooxygenase family protein, whose translation MVVRIWHGRVPTMKAPRYREFLNLRAIPDYRSVPGNISVHILERQDGPVTHFITMTFWDSITAIQEFAGADVQAAKYYPEDRDFLVEYEPHVVHYEVVGSA comes from the coding sequence ATGGTAGTCCGCATCTGGCACGGACGTGTTCCGACAATGAAGGCGCCGCGCTATCGCGAGTTCCTGAACCTGCGAGCGATCCCGGACTACCGCTCGGTGCCGGGCAACATCAGCGTCCACATCCTCGAGCGGCAGGACGGCCCGGTGACTCACTTCATCACCATGACATTCTGGGACAGCATCACGGCTATCCAGGAATTTGCCGGCGCCGACGTTCAGGCTGCCAAGTACTATCCAGAGGATCGAGACTTCCTTGTGGAGTACGAGCCCCACGTGGTCCACTACGAAGTCGTGGGCAGCGCGTGA
- a CDS encoding VOC family protein produces MKPKNTICLWFDNDAHEAARFYAATFPDSAVTAVHHAPSDYPGGKKGDVLTVTFTVLGIPCLGLNGGPTFKHSEAFSFQVATETQEETDRYWDAIVGNGGQESECGWCKDRWGLSWQITPRVLSDALAAGGGEAKRAFEAMMQMQKIDVATIEAARRG; encoded by the coding sequence ATGAAACCCAAGAACACGATCTGTCTCTGGTTCGACAACGACGCGCATGAGGCGGCGCGCTTCTACGCCGCCACCTTTCCCGATAGTGCGGTCACCGCGGTTCACCATGCGCCCAGTGATTATCCGGGCGGCAAGAAAGGCGATGTGTTGACGGTGACTTTCACCGTGCTTGGCATTCCCTGTCTCGGCCTCAACGGCGGCCCGACCTTCAAGCACAGCGAGGCCTTCTCCTTCCAGGTGGCCACGGAGACGCAGGAGGAGACCGACCGCTACTGGGACGCGATCGTCGGCAATGGCGGCCAGGAAAGTGAGTGCGGTTGGTGCAAGGACCGCTGGGGTCTTTCCTGGCAGATCACTCCACGCGTGCTCTCCGACGCGCTTGCGGCGGGCGGCGGTGAGGCAAAGCGTGCCTTCGAGGCGATGATGCAGATGCAGAAGATCGACGTCGCCACCATCGAGGCGGCGCGGCGGGGCTGA
- a CDS encoding 3-keto-disaccharide hydrolase has translation MKAIRWSALIVCAAALIVHAGPRMSAQATGCKGTNVLSPSEKTDGWTLLFDGATKAGWHGYNKQDLAAWAIEDCALKTVGVSSNYGSDKRADLITDREFTNFELRFEWKASKGGNSGVMYGVVEDPKYDAAWKTGPEYQLIDDVDFHIKLEPDRTAGSNYSMHAPDAAQKVLKPVGEWNTTRLVVRGSHVEHWLNEKKVLEFERWTPAWNTLRDSGKWKTAPDYGKAKTGRIAIQDHGSIFWFRNVKIRPLAE, from the coding sequence ATGAAAGCCATACGATGGTCGGCGTTGATCGTGTGCGCCGCAGCATTGATCGTGCACGCGGGGCCGCGTATGTCGGCGCAGGCCACTGGTTGCAAGGGGACCAACGTCCTGTCTCCGTCGGAAAAGACCGACGGCTGGACGCTGCTCTTCGACGGTGCGACCAAGGCCGGGTGGCACGGCTACAACAAGCAGGATCTCGCCGCGTGGGCGATCGAGGACTGCGCGCTCAAGACGGTCGGGGTCAGCAGCAACTACGGCAGCGACAAGCGGGCCGATCTGATCACCGATCGCGAGTTCACCAACTTCGAGCTGCGCTTCGAGTGGAAGGCCTCCAAGGGCGGCAACAGTGGCGTCATGTACGGTGTCGTGGAGGATCCGAAGTACGACGCCGCCTGGAAGACCGGGCCGGAGTACCAGTTGATCGACGACGTCGACTTTCACATCAAGCTGGAGCCGGATCGCACGGCGGGCTCGAACTACTCGATGCATGCGCCCGACGCGGCGCAGAAGGTGCTGAAGCCGGTCGGCGAATGGAACACGACGCGGCTGGTCGTGCGTGGATCTCACGTCGAACACTGGTTGAACGAGAAGAAGGTGCTCGAGTTCGAGCGCTGGACCCCGGCATGGAACACGCTGCGTGACTCCGGCAAGTGGAAGACGGCCCCCGACTACGGCAAGGCGAAGACCGGCCGGATCGCCATCCAGGATCACGGCAGCATCTTCTGGTTCAGGAACGTGAAGATCAGGCCCCTCGCCGAATGA
- a CDS encoding beta-propeller fold lactonase family protein, which produces MIRFFVPTALATLVLVGACRQAEPPAETVKSTPAAPFEAPRLGVYVTNETSGDLSVIDATTGTVVGVVALGKRPRGIAVSPDRTTLYVALSGSPPAPPGVDESTLPPPDRTADGVGVVDLRQMKLLKVLPSGTDPEVVAVSHDGTRVFVANEDAAKASVVDVATGAILESFSIGEEPEGVSVQPGADRVWVTSEADGAVFVIDLSTHKVVTSVKVGPRPRSIAFLPDGSMAYVPAEKGATVTVVDARTLKVVTAIQLGEGMRPMGTAMAPDGKFLYVTTGRSKKLLIVDTATNAVVSSVEAGARPWGLAIAADGKTAYTANGPSNEVAVIDLEARRVTKTIPVGQGPWGAAFVQRP; this is translated from the coding sequence ATGATCCGATTCTTCGTTCCAACCGCTCTGGCGACACTCGTGCTGGTTGGCGCCTGCCGCCAGGCGGAACCACCGGCCGAAACCGTTAAGTCCACTCCGGCAGCGCCATTCGAAGCGCCCCGGCTGGGCGTCTACGTCACCAACGAAACCTCCGGGGATCTCTCGGTCATCGACGCGACGACCGGCACCGTCGTCGGCGTCGTCGCCCTGGGCAAGCGCCCACGGGGAATCGCGGTGTCCCCGGATCGCACCACGCTCTACGTGGCGTTGAGCGGTTCTCCGCCCGCCCCGCCTGGCGTGGATGAGTCGACGCTGCCGCCGCCCGATCGGACCGCGGACGGTGTCGGCGTCGTGGATCTCCGCCAGATGAAGCTGTTGAAAGTGCTGCCGAGCGGAACCGATCCGGAAGTCGTCGCAGTGAGCCATGACGGGACGCGCGTGTTCGTGGCGAACGAGGACGCGGCCAAGGCGAGCGTCGTTGACGTCGCGACGGGGGCCATCCTCGAGAGCTTTTCGATCGGTGAGGAGCCAGAAGGCGTCTCCGTACAACCGGGGGCCGATCGAGTCTGGGTGACGTCGGAAGCAGACGGTGCGGTGTTCGTGATCGACCTGTCCACACACAAGGTCGTCACGTCGGTCAAGGTTGGTCCCAGGCCCCGGTCGATTGCCTTCCTTCCTGATGGCTCGATGGCGTACGTGCCGGCAGAGAAGGGGGCCACGGTGACCGTCGTCGATGCCAGGACCCTGAAGGTGGTCACGGCCATCCAGCTCGGCGAGGGCATGCGACCGATGGGTACGGCGATGGCGCCAGACGGCAAGTTCCTGTACGTCACGACCGGACGCAGCAAGAAACTCCTGATCGTCGACACGGCAACGAATGCCGTCGTCAGCTCAGTGGAAGCTGGTGCGCGCCCCTGGGGCCTGGCAATCGCGGCTGACGGCAAGACCGCCTACACGGCCAACGGCCCATCCAATGAAGTGGCGGTCATCGACCTCGAAGCTCGCCGCGTCACCAAAACGATTCCCGTAGGTCAAGGACCGTGGGGTGCGGCATTCGTCCAACGCCCATGA
- the soxR gene encoding redox-sensitive transcriptional activator SoxR has product MADLLTISEVSRRSGVASSALRFYEERGLIRSERTGSAHRRYPRAVLRRLGFIVFAQRIGLSLAEIGAELAQLPANRTPDRSDWARISSRWTRRVDERIAELQRLRHSLTACIGCGCLSLEECRLSNPADRAGRLGPGPRYWLDDKRPD; this is encoded by the coding sequence ATGGCCGACCTGCTCACGATCTCGGAAGTGTCCCGGCGCAGCGGCGTGGCCTCATCCGCGCTGCGCTTCTACGAGGAGCGAGGGCTGATCCGGTCCGAGCGAACGGGCTCTGCCCATCGCCGGTACCCGCGCGCGGTCCTGCGCCGGCTCGGCTTCATCGTGTTCGCGCAACGGATTGGGTTGTCGCTGGCGGAGATTGGCGCTGAACTCGCACAGCTTCCCGCCAACCGCACGCCGGATCGCTCCGACTGGGCGCGCATCTCCAGTCGGTGGACACGTCGGGTAGATGAGCGCATCGCCGAACTCCAACGGCTGCGCCACAGCCTGACCGCGTGCATCGGCTGCGGCTGCTTGTCCCTCGAGGAGTGTCGGCTCTCGAACCCTGCCGACCGTGCCGGCAGGCTCGGCCCCGGTCCGCGATACTGGCTCGACGACAAGCGACCGGACTGA
- a CDS encoding ThuA domain-containing protein, whose protein sequence is MAHHTSFRFNRVTQATCLVALTLVALVTGVPVPHPATAAATQPAARRVIALAEPGQTIHQPFADAALRWLRETATTEGFVVDYIRTTDPIDEAYLAAHDLFIQVNYPPYRWTPVAEAAFKKAMEQGTIGWVGFHHASLLGKFDGFEMSPFFHQFMGSIVFKSYIPDFATGVVHVEDAAHPVFSGLSSTFTIENDEWYTYDRSPRPDVRVLATVDEQSYDPPRTVKMGDHPVIWSNPHYKARNVYFQFGHKKELLDSPTFTRLFLNAIRWAGAR, encoded by the coding sequence ATGGCGCATCACACCTCCTTCCGTTTCAATCGCGTGACGCAAGCGACGTGCCTGGTCGCGCTGACACTGGTGGCGCTGGTCACGGGTGTCCCCGTGCCCCATCCGGCGACCGCGGCGGCGACGCAGCCTGCGGCTCGACGGGTCATCGCGCTCGCCGAACCGGGCCAGACCATCCACCAGCCATTCGCTGACGCCGCGCTGCGGTGGCTCCGCGAAACGGCGACGACTGAGGGCTTCGTCGTCGACTACATCCGCACGACCGATCCGATCGACGAGGCGTATCTCGCTGCGCACGATCTGTTCATCCAGGTGAACTACCCGCCCTATCGCTGGACGCCGGTGGCCGAGGCCGCTTTCAAGAAGGCCATGGAACAGGGCACCATTGGATGGGTCGGGTTCCACCACGCGTCCCTGCTCGGCAAGTTCGATGGCTTCGAGATGTCGCCCTTCTTCCATCAGTTCATGGGCAGTATCGTGTTCAAGAGCTACATCCCGGATTTCGCGACGGGCGTGGTGCACGTGGAAGATGCCGCGCATCCCGTCTTCAGTGGACTGTCCTCCACATTCACTATCGAGAACGACGAGTGGTACACGTACGACCGGTCGCCCCGGCCGGACGTGCGGGTGCTGGCGACCGTCGACGAGCAGAGCTACGATCCGCCGCGCACGGTGAAGATGGGCGATCACCCGGTGATCTGGTCCAACCCGCACTACAAGGCCAGGAACGTGTACTTCCAGTTCGGCCACAAGAAGGAGTTGCTCGACAGCCCCACCTTCACGCGGCTTTTCCTCAACGCCATCCGGTGGGCGGGCGCACGTTAG
- a CDS encoding GNAT family N-acetyltransferase: MDLLLRDVTPADAEAVVRILNPIIEARLYTVFDQRFTVDAERDYIARFPSRGVWKLAVRQPGGEVVGFQVLEPFGPYTTSFDHVGSLGTYVALDQRRQGIASALFPATFHAAVQKGFEKIFTFVRADNPAALAVYTGQGFTVVGTAKRHAKIDGRYIDEVLIERALDGRWAGAFSGANG, translated from the coding sequence ATGGATCTCCTCCTTCGTGACGTGACGCCCGCCGATGCCGAGGCCGTGGTGAGGATTCTCAATCCCATCATCGAGGCGCGCCTCTACACAGTGTTCGACCAGCGCTTCACGGTCGACGCCGAGCGCGACTACATCGCGCGATTCCCTTCAAGGGGAGTGTGGAAGCTCGCCGTGCGCCAGCCGGGCGGCGAGGTCGTCGGGTTCCAGGTCCTCGAGCCGTTCGGCCCGTACACCACGTCGTTCGACCATGTCGGCTCGCTCGGCACGTATGTCGCGCTCGATCAGAGGCGCCAGGGCATCGCCAGCGCTCTGTTCCCGGCGACGTTTCACGCAGCCGTTCAGAAGGGGTTCGAGAAGATCTTCACGTTTGTCCGAGCCGACAACCCGGCGGCGCTGGCGGTCTACACGGGGCAGGGCTTCACCGTTGTTGGAACGGCGAAACGGCACGCGAAGATTGACGGCCGCTACATCGACGAGGTTCTGATCGAGAGAGCCCTGGATGGCCGATGGGCCGGTGCGTTCAGTGGCGCCAATGGCTGA
- a CDS encoding ThuA domain-containing protein has product MVGALYYADHTVNSVLPSIVGVAWLLVGPGVLAVQPTAAPRPRVLAFFTAGGELDHVLFAQQAMRALTAGAADGGYAFAATTDWEALNDTNLRDVGLVIWLNDMPRTPAQRQAFERYMAGGGAWLGFHVSGFGTAAWPWFTEFMGGSRFAASNWPSLPARVNVDDAGHPIVKGTPPTFVAPINEWYAWTPSPRANPDVKVLLTLDASNFPLGVKNTLNGGDVPVAWINTRFRMVYLNYGHGDRIYSTPVLPAMIDNSVRFLLDRGI; this is encoded by the coding sequence GTGGTCGGCGCACTGTACTATGCCGACCACACGGTGAACAGCGTCCTGCCTTCGATCGTCGGCGTCGCGTGGCTGCTGGTGGGGCCCGGCGTACTCGCCGTTCAGCCGACCGCCGCGCCGCGTCCGCGCGTGCTGGCGTTCTTCACGGCTGGCGGCGAACTCGATCATGTCCTGTTCGCCCAGCAGGCGATGCGCGCCTTGACGGCCGGGGCCGCCGACGGCGGCTACGCGTTCGCGGCGACGACCGACTGGGAGGCGCTGAACGACACCAACCTCCGCGACGTCGGTCTGGTGATCTGGTTGAACGACATGCCCCGCACACCAGCGCAGCGTCAGGCCTTCGAACGATACATGGCCGGTGGTGGCGCGTGGCTCGGATTCCACGTCTCCGGCTTCGGCACCGCCGCATGGCCATGGTTCACCGAGTTCATGGGGGGTAGCCGGTTCGCCGCCAGCAACTGGCCATCGCTGCCGGCGCGCGTCAACGTCGACGACGCCGGACACCCGATCGTGAAGGGCACGCCGCCGACGTTCGTTGCGCCGATCAACGAGTGGTACGCATGGACACCGAGTCCGCGCGCCAATCCGGACGTCAAGGTGCTGCTGACACTGGACGCGTCGAACTTTCCGCTGGGCGTGAAGAACACGCTCAACGGTGGCGACGTCCCGGTGGCCTGGATCAACACCAGGTTCAGGATGGTCTACCTCAACTACGGTCACGGCGACCGGATCTATTCCACTCCCGTGCTGCCAGCGATGATCGACAACAGCGTCCGGTTTCTGCTCGACCGTGGGATCTAG
- a CDS encoding S-adenosylmethionine:tRNA ribosyltransferase-isomerase, with product MIPATAPIQRPADARLFGVDRFGQPRHMMRSRLIDLLKPTDVVIANDAATLPASLRGTHAPSGREIEVRLAARTSLSPSTIGRVLAVVFGEGDFRVPTEDRPQPPALNRGDRLLLGPLRAAVVSRVNHRRLVLLQFDGTADEIWRGLARHGHPVQYAHLQEPLAIWDTWTPIAGLPVAFEPPSASFALSWGLLESLAARGIGFATVTHAAGLSSTGDPVLDAMLPFDEPYVIPRYTARLVNRARARGSRVVAVGTSVVRALEHAGAEGRVRPGEGLATGRLGPGSALRIVDAILTGTHEPGTSHHELLRAFATSSTLALVDEELTRVGYRTHEFGDSVFLERQDRNTRGG from the coding sequence ATGATCCCCGCGACCGCTCCCATCCAGCGGCCGGCTGACGCACGCCTGTTCGGCGTCGATCGTTTCGGGCAGCCGCGACACATGATGCGCTCCCGACTGATCGACCTGCTGAAGCCGACCGACGTCGTGATTGCCAACGACGCCGCGACACTCCCGGCGAGCCTCCGAGGCACGCACGCGCCGAGCGGACGCGAGATCGAGGTTCGCCTCGCGGCTCGCACGTCGCTGTCGCCCTCCACGATCGGTCGAGTCCTCGCCGTGGTGTTCGGCGAAGGCGACTTCCGCGTGCCGACAGAAGATCGCCCGCAGCCGCCGGCGCTCAATCGCGGCGATCGACTCCTGCTCGGCCCACTTCGCGCGGCCGTCGTGTCGCGTGTGAATCATCGCAGGCTCGTGTTGCTGCAGTTCGACGGCACCGCGGATGAAATCTGGAGGGGGCTCGCGAGGCACGGACATCCCGTGCAGTACGCCCACCTGCAGGAGCCACTGGCGATCTGGGACACGTGGACGCCGATTGCCGGCCTCCCCGTCGCGTTCGAACCGCCATCGGCCAGCTTCGCACTGAGCTGGGGACTACTCGAATCGCTGGCTGCCCGAGGCATCGGCTTCGCGACGGTCACGCATGCCGCGGGCCTTTCCTCGACTGGCGACCCGGTGCTCGACGCCATGCTCCCCTTCGACGAGCCGTATGTCATTCCGCGTTACACGGCACGTCTCGTCAACCGCGCCCGCGCGCGCGGCAGTCGTGTCGTTGCCGTGGGCACGTCGGTCGTGAGGGCACTGGAGCACGCGGGCGCTGAAGGCCGTGTTCGCCCCGGTGAGGGACTCGCGACCGGACGATTGGGACCTGGCAGCGCGCTCCGCATCGTCGACGCGATTCTCACGGGTACCCACGAACCCGGCACGAGTCATCACGAGCTTCTTCGCGCGTTTGCAACGAGTTCGACGCTCGCCCTCGTCGACGAGGAGCTCACTCGAGTCGGCTACCGCACCCACGAATTCGGCGATTCGGTGTTTCTCGAAAGGCAGGACCGCAACACACGCGGCGGCTGA
- a CDS encoding ADOP family duplicated permease — translation MRHVLARDFDLDGRTRAFRWIEDARRDAAHGLRVLRRSPVFAATAVLSLAIGIGANTAIFTIANALLFRPPMGIVDPDALVSIGSARGDGGLNPVNYAAYLEIVERTTSLTSVFAEEMFPHVMGLVPSGTQTAEPVVGRSVTASFFTALGASSWRGRVFVDTDDTAVVLAYDYWRQRFTGDDAVIGQVLQINGRPATVVGVAAPGFQGTGIRRCDIWMTFGTSRGNGPVLAGGRVRPGIEPAAAAAEVRAIGDAIDRDGGSAVQARRLDALPFSRAGGDRNIVLGFAAVLLALVSLVLVAACANVAGILLTRATARSREMALRTALGAPRGRLVRQLLTETAVLFLCGGLLGIGLARTLMRLAARLLPALPTRIELPLALDWRVLLFALTLSIGAAAVFGIVPAFRGSRVDAGTSLKAGVWSTSGGSRLRSVFVIGQVACAVLLVVLSASFVRILRHAGAADPGFDARGVEVATLDLAVAGQTRQDKAAFWQTMLDRMRQIPAVEVVSLARVPPGGWEGIGLGAVVPGDRTGSQEAFAPAWNIVESGYFSTLRIPLIEGRDFTSNDTAGAPAVVIVSQAVAHRLRPGQSAIGMSLRLPPVNASGGRTEQRLATVIGVVGDIRSSSLIDGLAEPYVYLALAQGEDMGMIGQMSIVARGRGATSLAPLIATVVQQADQRLVLARTESLADAIALGLTPQRVLATISGVMGLVALLLTSMGIYGVTAYAVALRRREFAIRLALGAPRARVVRMVCRQSTLLVAAGLGLGLAVGLGVVHVISAFFYGLPAAHGPTLVGTVVLFGAIGTAASIVPASQAVRGSWRRALHED, via the coding sequence ATGCGTCATGTGCTCGCACGTGATTTCGACCTGGACGGGCGTACTCGCGCGTTTCGCTGGATCGAGGATGCCCGGCGCGATGCCGCGCACGGACTCCGGGTGTTGCGTCGCAGCCCGGTGTTTGCCGCCACGGCAGTCCTGTCGCTCGCGATCGGGATTGGCGCCAACACCGCAATCTTCACCATCGCCAACGCGCTGCTCTTCCGCCCACCGATGGGCATCGTTGATCCTGACGCGCTTGTCTCCATCGGCTCGGCTCGCGGCGATGGGGGCCTGAACCCGGTCAATTACGCCGCCTATCTCGAGATCGTCGAACGCACGACGTCGCTGACGAGCGTGTTCGCCGAGGAAATGTTCCCTCACGTCATGGGCCTGGTGCCGTCCGGCACTCAGACCGCCGAGCCGGTCGTGGGCCGATCGGTCACCGCGAGTTTCTTCACGGCGCTCGGAGCGTCTTCGTGGCGGGGACGGGTATTCGTCGACACCGACGACACCGCGGTCGTGCTTGCCTACGACTACTGGAGGCAGCGGTTCACCGGCGACGACGCGGTGATCGGTCAGGTCCTGCAGATCAACGGGCGGCCAGCCACCGTCGTCGGCGTTGCAGCGCCGGGCTTCCAGGGGACGGGGATCCGGCGGTGCGACATCTGGATGACCTTCGGCACGTCCAGGGGGAACGGTCCGGTCCTGGCGGGCGGTCGCGTGCGACCAGGCATCGAGCCGGCGGCGGCCGCGGCTGAGGTGCGGGCGATCGGCGACGCCATTGATCGAGACGGTGGTTCGGCCGTCCAGGCGCGACGACTGGACGCGCTGCCGTTCTCACGTGCCGGCGGCGACCGGAACATCGTGCTCGGCTTTGCTGCGGTGCTGCTCGCGCTCGTCTCCCTCGTGCTCGTCGCGGCCTGTGCCAACGTCGCGGGCATCCTCCTGACACGGGCGACGGCACGGTCGCGGGAGATGGCGCTCCGCACCGCACTCGGCGCCCCACGTGGGCGCCTCGTTCGACAGTTGTTGACCGAAACGGCGGTGCTGTTTCTCTGCGGCGGCCTGCTCGGCATTGGCCTGGCACGTACGCTGATGAGACTGGCGGCGCGGCTCCTGCCGGCGCTGCCGACACGCATCGAGCTGCCCCTGGCGCTCGACTGGCGTGTGTTGCTCTTCGCCCTCACGCTCTCGATCGGCGCGGCCGCGGTCTTTGGAATCGTGCCGGCGTTCAGGGGCTCCAGGGTCGACGCGGGCACGTCGCTCAAGGCCGGAGTGTGGTCAACGTCCGGGGGATCGCGGCTGCGGAGCGTGTTCGTGATCGGCCAGGTCGCGTGTGCGGTCCTGCTCGTCGTGCTCAGCGCGTCGTTTGTTCGCATCCTGCGCCATGCCGGCGCCGCCGATCCCGGATTCGATGCGCGCGGCGTCGAGGTCGCGACGCTTGATCTCGCCGTGGCGGGCCAGACGCGACAGGACAAGGCCGCGTTCTGGCAAACGATGCTCGATCGCATGCGGCAGATACCAGCTGTGGAGGTCGTGTCGCTCGCGCGCGTGCCGCCAGGCGGTTGGGAGGGCATTGGCCTGGGCGCTGTCGTTCCGGGCGATCGCACAGGCTCCCAGGAGGCCTTCGCGCCTGCGTGGAACATCGTCGAGAGCGGCTATTTCTCGACGCTCCGCATTCCCCTCATCGAGGGACGGGACTTCACCTCGAACGACACCGCGGGGGCACCGGCCGTGGTCATCGTCAGCCAGGCGGTCGCCCATCGGCTCCGGCCCGGACAGTCGGCAATCGGAATGTCGCTGCGACTCCCGCCCGTCAATGCCAGCGGAGGCCGCACCGAACAGCGCCTCGCGACTGTCATTGGCGTGGTGGGCGATATCCGGTCGAGCAGTCTGATCGACGGCCTGGCCGAGCCCTATGTCTACCTGGCGCTCGCGCAGGGCGAGGACATGGGCATGATCGGACAGATGTCGATCGTCGCGCGCGGTCGCGGCGCGACGAGCCTGGCCCCGCTGATCGCCACCGTCGTGCAGCAGGCCGATCAGCGCCTGGTCCTCGCCCGCACGGAATCGCTGGCCGATGCGATTGCGTTGGGGCTGACACCGCAACGTGTCCTTGCGACCATCAGCGGTGTGATGGGGCTCGTGGCGCTGTTGCTGACGTCGATGGGCATCTACGGTGTCACGGCCTATGCGGTCGCGCTCAGGCGCCGGGAGTTCGCCATTCGTCTCGCGCTCGGTGCTCCCCGCGCGCGTGTTGTCAGGATGGTGTGCCGGCAGAGCACGCTGCTGGTGGCAGCGGGCTTAGGTCTTGGCCTCGCGGTCGGACTCGGTGTGGTGCACGTCATCTCCGCCTTCTTCTACGGCCTGCCGGCTGCCCACGGGCCAACCCTTGTCGGGACAGTCGTGCTCTTCGGCGCCATCGGCACGGCAGCGTCGATCGTGCCGGCGAGTCAGGCGGTTCGCGGGAGTTGGCGTCGCGCGCTTCATGAGGACTGA
- a CDS encoding VOC family protein, with protein sequence MLGNKKAVANVAVKDLVVATTFYKNTLGLTPVHEEDHELVVFRSGTSEINVYRSEYAGTNKATAVTWTVDDVKEEVADLKSRGVTFEHYDMPGMSRDGDVYVSGDMKVAWFKDPDGNILNVAGR encoded by the coding sequence ATGCTTGGTAACAAGAAGGCGGTGGCGAATGTCGCAGTGAAGGACCTCGTTGTCGCGACGACGTTCTACAAGAACACGCTTGGTCTCACGCCAGTGCATGAGGAAGACCACGAACTGGTCGTGTTCCGCAGCGGCACGTCAGAGATCAACGTGTACCGGTCCGAGTACGCCGGCACGAACAAGGCCACGGCGGTGACCTGGACCGTCGACGACGTCAAGGAAGAGGTCGCGGATCTCAAGTCCAGGGGTGTCACCTTCGAGCACTACGACATGCCAGGCATGAGTCGCGACGGCGATGTGTACGTCTCGGGTGACATGAAGGTGGCGTGGTTCAAGGATCCGGATGGGAACATCCTGAACGTGGCGGGTCGATGA